CTACATCAAACCACATCGTAGATGACCGGGATGAAGAAGAGCTTGGCGACACCGGAGAAACAGAGTCCAGCGATGATGGCACCGCCGCGTCCCTCCAGATCGGGTCGGAGAGAGGGATCGGGATGAGGGCTGACGATGGTCGTGAGCGCAGTGAGAGATGGTTCGAGCCGGTTCTCGTGGCGCCCTCGACGACCGCTTCACGGACGGGGAGTCGAGTCGAGGTTCTTGTTGATCTTGTCGACCATGATGATAGAGTTGTTCACCACGATGCCGAAGAGTGCCAGGACGCCGATCAAGGCTGGGAAGGAAAAAGCGGGATCCCGAAGAGCGCAAAGATGACAAAGAACACCGGAAACGGCGATTGGGATCACGAGAAGGACGATCAAAAGCTTTCCGGAAGGAATGGAACTGAATCACCATAGTGCCGAAGATGGGGCCGGGGATCATCGCGTAGAGGATGGACTGGACGGACTTGCTGTTCTCTCATTCACGCCCCCAGTTTTCCAGCTGTAATCGGCCGGGAGACCCAGCTCGGTATGGCGAAGGTTTCAAGTCCTTTGTTGAGTTCAGTGACCGAATAGCCTTCGGTCAACCGGGTGGCAGAGACAGAGGTCGTTCTCTTTTCATCCTCGCGGAAGGGTGAGGAGTTGGATTTTTCTCAATGCCCGAGGGGTGCGAGTGAAAGGAGTGGTATCAGCTTTCCGGCAGGAGTCATCACGACCAGTCGTCTCCGAGGTCTTCGGGTGAGCTGAAACCCTCGCCGGTAAAGCGGATCACGATATCGCGCTTTCGCCGTTGAAACGCATATCTCTTACCGTATAAAATAAACTCCAAGAGTCACGGATGAAGAGGGCGGTGTCAGCGGGACTGAGTCCATCGCTGCAAGCGCAGCTTCGTTCGGTGTGAAAGTGAGTTTTCCGGCACTTGAAAGCGAGATAGGGATTTGACCGTTCCTGGAACACTCTGGAGATAGGTTTTCGTCTTTCCGCGAGGTGTTGAAGAGCATCAAGGTCTTTGCCGAGCAGCTTGAGCTGGAGATCGGCACCTGCCGGCGGTCCACCAGAAAGCTGGGGAAGCTGTCACAGTGCCGCCGTTCAATCCGAGAATTCTGTGTTCAGAGCTCCCTTTACGATTTCTGCACCCCGAGGATTTCAACCGTTCCTTGGCCTTGATGAGGTGAACCGTAAAGAGGATATGGTTGAAGCCCTCGTTGCCGGTTGTACTCGTTTGCTGTCAGTCAGAGCGCCGGACCGATTTCCCGCAGATTAAATCAAGCTCGGCGAGCGAACGGAAGCGAGGAAGGAGTTCGTCCGACGATCTTCCTCGCGGTCCTGGTTGGAACCGATAGGGAGTCCGGTACTGGCGTAGACCGGTAACGATATCGTCTTCCGGGAAAAATCGTTCACGACGAAGCCGAGAGGTAGAAGGGGCGTAGGAGGAAAGCATGAAGACGACGGAGAGAATGATGTGAGTCGTCGCGCTCGCTTCGAAGAGAGAATGCGCTCGATCAGTGCCGAGTACCAGGTACTCAAGCGATCGAACGAGAGGAAACCGTGATCTTTGAAGCCGTCCCAGACTTTACCGGCTTGGGTCTGATGCCAGGCGGTGACGGACAAGAAGAAGGAATGTGCGAGACGGAATCACGAGGAAGAGCATGACCACCCTGAGGAGGTAGAGAAAGCCCACTTGAACGGACCTCGGCACGAGGAAGTACAGCAGGGCGGCGACCAGAAGGTCGTAGGCAATCGTCTGGAGCAGGAGAACGCGACGCGACGGGGAAGTTTCCTTCGAGAAACACTGCCATATACGGGATGACGAGGAGAAGCGCGGTTGCAGCCGAGAGTGGCGAGTGCCGAGGAACGAAAATTGGAATCGGCCGGATGAATTCGCCGATGATGCCTGTTGCAATGAGGGAGCCTTCACAATGGCCCAGACTGTCGGGATGGTCGTGGTTATGATGACACCACTGAAGTCGCGGTAAACCAGAAGCGCTGTTTCAATCGGGGTGAACTTGCCCGATCGGTGATAGCTCGCCAAGGCCGAGATGACGACGATCGCATTATGCTGATGATGCCGAGTGCGATGAGGAGAGAGAAGAGGCCGTAATGGTTAAGGAGATTCCGTGGCCCACATTACGAGGAAAGTGACGAGAAGGTGAAGGGAATGGCGAAGGCCGTGCAAGTGACTGGCGGATGCCGAAAAGAGGAGGGGAGGACGACGAAGACGAGGCCAAAGGTGCCGAGGAAGTCATGCTGCAATTGGCTGAAACTCCGATCGATTTCTTCCGCTCCATTGAAATAGTAGGCGGTTTCAAACGGAACTGACGAGGTTGAACGATAACTTTTCCCGATCGCTCCCCGGACGCTATCGACGTCTCATGGTATCGGAGCCGGTCCGATAGACGGAACGAAGATGGCGCGCGAAACCGCTGACGGTGTGGCTCGCCATTGAGGCAACGAGACTGCCGGGCTTCTCCGTCTCCTGATGTTCGCTACCGATCACGCGGAACGATCTTACCATCGAGAGAGGAATATGGCGTAAATCTTGAACGGTTTCGGCCGATTTTGCCTGATCGAGAGAGGGCGGTGGCGCTTGAAGCGATAGTACCACCAGGAAACTGTGCGAGTGTGCTCGCGACCCGCTGGCCGATGCCGGCAATGTTGAGTCCGTACCCTTAATGATCTCCGGTGAGAGCAAGATCGAGACTTCGGGATCGCGACGATAGGAAAGACCTTTTTCAACGGCGAAGTCGTTTGATCTCCTCGGAGGAGGATGTCGGCAATTTCTTGGGAGGGCACTTTCGTTACCGGGTGCCGAGAGTGCGAAGAGCATTACAGGCTGATTTGTAAAGTCTATCACCTCGACGGATGGATTCTGAGCGGCGTCGGGAGCGTACTTACCTTGGCGTCGATGGCATTCTGGACATGGGTGCTTCGCTTTGCCCGGATCCATCGATGAAGCCAAATTCGACGACAATCGTCGAGACGCTCTCCTGGGAATTCGAAGTGACCCGGAGTCACATCAGAAAGACTGCTGACGGCATCTTCTTTGAGCGGGACAGGACCAGGTCTTCGATATCCTGGGACCGGCGCAAGGAAGGCTGTAGCGACGATCACGGTTGGAATCTGAATATCCGGATTGGCTCCTTCTTCAGAGTGGAAGGGTTTGCGACACCAGCAAAGACCTGAGCGTCACGGTAATGAGCGATGAACCGAAAGCTCGCAAAATATCGCCCGATGAGGCAGGTTCGAAGCGATTCGTCGAAGTGAAGACGATCAAAGAAACCTTTGGTGTAGGACATAGTCGGTTAGCGATGGGTTCAATAGTTTCGTCCCACGGATGTTTCAAGCACAAGAGCGTTGCTTTTTTTCGAGCCCACTTTTACCACAACGGAAGCACCAATCGTTTCACCGAGCGTGACGTTTATCTCAGTGGTTTGATGGTTAGCATTCATGGTGACAACAGAGTTTCCGCTTGCGGCTGAACGGATAGCATCAATGGAATGAGAAAGCGCGCGCTGGGTTCAGAGCGGAGTGGGAGCTCGAGCGTGACATAGCGCTGTTTGGAGCCACAGTATTAGCGACCGACGCGGGGAGTGGATCGGTGGCAACGACGAGACCGTCGGCATTTTCGCTCCGAGCTAATATAACTCGGGAAAGCGCGATCGAATCATCGACCGTTTGAATTCGGGGCAATACCCGTATCAACGAGCGCATCGGCAGTCGCTTTGGGGAGCGTCGCTTCAATGGTCGTTGCCTGGGCCTGGCTGCGGATAGTCATCAGGACCGTTCCGGCCGAAACGAGTTCACCCGGACGGACGGCGATGTATTCGACGGCACCTGAGATAAGGCTTTTTTCGGCTTTGAGTGCAGCATCATTTCGTTCTGCGAGGGCGAGACTGGAGTGCGGAGCTCGAGCGACTGAGTCGGAGACGTTCCAGTTCAAGCTTCTTAAGTTTTCACTTACTTTCTCTTCGGTCTGGTCTTGGTATCGTCAGCGCGAGCGATGCGTCACCCGTTCAAGCTCGATGATTTCCTTATCGAGGGCGAACGCCGTTCGGTGAAGTCGGTTTAAAGACGCGCTTTCTC
This is a stretch of genomic DNA from Candidatus Moraniibacteriota bacterium. It encodes these proteins:
- a CDS encoding efflux RND transporter permease subunit encodes the protein MIVLLVIPIAVSGVLCHLCALRDPAFSFPALIGVLALFGIVVNNSIIMVDKINKNLDSTPRP